The Apium graveolens cultivar Ventura unplaced genomic scaffold, ASM990537v1 ctg8251, whole genome shotgun sequence genome includes a region encoding these proteins:
- the LOC141704798 gene encoding small ribosomal subunit protein eS25y-like: MAPKKEKAPPPSSKPAKSGGGKQKKKKWSKGKQKEKVNNMVLFDKPTYDKLLSEAPKFKLITPSILSDRLRINGSLARRAIKDLMARGLIRMVSVHSSQQIYTRATNT; the protein is encoded by the exons ATG GCACCTAAGAAAGAGAAGGCACCTCCCCCGTCTTCAAAGCCAGCTAAATCTGGCGGTGGCAAACAGAAAAAGAAG AAGTGGAGCAAAGGAAAGCAAAAGGAGAAGGTGAACAACATGGTGTTGTTTGACAAGCCCACTTATGACAAGCTTCTCTCTGAAGCTCCCAAGTTCAAGCTTATCACTCCATCTATCCTTTCTGATCGTTTGAGG ATTAATGGGTCACTCGCTAGGAGGGCAATTAAGGACCTGATGGCTAGGGGTTTGATCAGGATGGTCTCTGTCCATTCAAGCCAGCAGATATACACCAGGGCTACAAACACTTAG